In a single window of the Micromonospora inositola genome:
- a CDS encoding cellulose binding domain-containing protein, protein MAMVVVLGAGVALYGVWRTNADRPADENSLLTVRYRTETPATAPVGKPWLEVINTSSQPVALHKVTLRYYFSDDDSAGYAANCLQTTLQCSNVTQVVRAMSNPAPTATHYLQVGFTSAARTLAPGQTSEGIGLQLYRLDREDLDQADDRSFDPTLTHYAPSTRVTGYVDGVLFWGQEPGAAPPAASPRPSNASALTAPAGTLFDNFHYTDAADPAVTANGWQVRTDGGGPGIAGTWSADAINFPANRKAQGGQVLQLQVTTDGTRQGTRQAELIGIDNTFFTGTIAARIHFTDKPADGRNGDHIIESFCMISPKSTSERYTELDFEYQPNGGWGAPGPKLDTTSWRSATPGDRTTRALHRTLAGWHTLMITAVHGKVTYSIDGRPVFHSSGKTFPREPMRIHLNTWLIDLPFAGERTWNMQVNWIYSVDGKAVSVAEVQSAVDGFYSNGINYINTTTRQ, encoded by the coding sequence ATGGCCATGGTGGTGGTGCTCGGTGCCGGGGTTGCGCTTTACGGCGTGTGGCGGACGAACGCCGACCGGCCCGCTGACGAGAATTCACTGCTGACCGTCCGGTACCGGACGGAGACCCCCGCCACTGCCCCGGTCGGCAAGCCGTGGCTGGAAGTGATCAACACATCCAGCCAGCCGGTGGCGCTGCACAAGGTGACGCTCCGGTACTACTTCAGCGACGACGACAGTGCCGGTTACGCGGCCAACTGCCTGCAGACGACCCTCCAATGCTCGAACGTCACCCAGGTCGTCAGGGCGATGTCGAATCCAGCCCCCACCGCCACTCACTACCTGCAGGTCGGCTTCACCTCCGCTGCCCGCACGCTGGCACCTGGCCAGACCAGCGAGGGCATCGGGCTGCAGCTGTACCGCCTCGACCGCGAGGACCTGGATCAGGCCGACGATCGCTCGTTCGATCCGACGCTCACCCACTACGCGCCCTCGACACGCGTGACCGGCTATGTCGACGGTGTTCTCTTCTGGGGGCAGGAACCCGGTGCCGCTCCACCGGCAGCTTCCCCCCGACCCTCGAACGCGTCGGCCCTGACCGCGCCGGCCGGAACTCTCTTCGACAACTTCCACTACACCGACGCCGCCGATCCGGCGGTAACCGCCAACGGGTGGCAGGTCCGCACCGACGGCGGCGGGCCCGGGATTGCCGGCACCTGGTCAGCCGACGCCATCAACTTCCCTGCCAACCGAAAGGCGCAAGGCGGGCAGGTACTTCAGTTGCAGGTCACCACCGACGGCACCCGGCAAGGCACCCGGCAAGCCGAGCTCATCGGCATAGACAACACCTTCTTCACCGGCACCATCGCCGCACGAATCCACTTCACCGACAAACCCGCCGACGGTCGCAACGGCGACCACATCATCGAATCCTTCTGCATGATCTCGCCGAAGTCGACCTCTGAGCGCTACACCGAACTCGACTTCGAGTACCAGCCCAACGGCGGCTGGGGCGCCCCCGGTCCCAAACTCGACACCACCAGCTGGCGTAGCGCCACACCCGGCGACCGCACCACACGCGCTCTGCATCGCACTCTCGCCGGGTGGCACACCCTGATGATCACTGCAGTCCACGGCAAGGTCACGTACTCCATCGACGGCCGACCGGTCTTCCACAGCAGCGGCAAGACCTTCCCCCGCGAACCCATGCGGATCCACCTCAACACGTGGCTGATCGACCTGCCCTTCGCCGGCGAGCGAACCTGGAACATGCAGGTCAACTGGATCTACTCGGTAGACGGCAAGGCAGTAAGCGTGGCGGAGGTGCAAAGCGCCGTCGACGGCTTCTACAGCAACGGAATCAACTACATCAACACGACAACCCGTCAGTAG
- a CDS encoding glycosyltransferase family 2 protein — protein MSHNIMGEAGLEKTAILQGLRWRHHGTPKPSGPTLHDIVAIIPARNEEVGILTSLNSLARQTWRPDRIVVVVNNSTDQTEHFARQFAADPRTPRTDVLLMRENEHKKAGALNYGIAWLSQRVGGRLDPVQHVLVMDADTELHHKFIERARKVITSDPEIGGVSAVCLGRTGLWRNPWQRFLLGMQIIEYGRAANARFQTDVHTMSGAGSFYRGVALQSVIDKRGAVFWEDHRNLVEDYETTLTLKECGWKVTANQLCIAYTDLMPTLRELLQQRQRWVRGTVDALRARGWTKFTWHSIASMILGLLGVVYLIGWGATQLATAVANGFAQQPIFWVLFAFWVIYPAVMVRNLGWKAMLVEALLIPELVYTVVRMYWLLSSLLKSYFTPVSAWK, from the coding sequence GTGTCACACAACATCATGGGCGAAGCGGGGCTAGAGAAGACCGCCATCCTGCAGGGTCTCCGCTGGAGACACCACGGCACTCCGAAGCCCAGCGGCCCGACGCTGCACGACATCGTCGCCATCATCCCGGCGCGCAACGAGGAAGTCGGGATCCTCACCTCCCTGAACTCCCTGGCCCGGCAGACGTGGCGCCCCGACCGGATCGTCGTGGTCGTCAACAACTCCACCGACCAGACGGAACACTTCGCCCGGCAGTTCGCCGCCGATCCTCGCACACCGCGCACCGACGTCCTGCTGATGCGCGAGAACGAGCACAAGAAGGCCGGTGCCCTCAACTACGGCATCGCCTGGTTGAGCCAGCGGGTCGGCGGGCGGCTGGACCCGGTCCAGCACGTCCTGGTGATGGACGCCGACACGGAACTGCACCACAAGTTCATCGAACGGGCCCGCAAGGTGATCACCTCGGACCCCGAGATCGGCGGCGTCAGCGCCGTCTGTCTGGGCCGCACCGGGCTGTGGCGCAACCCCTGGCAGAGATTCCTGCTGGGCATGCAGATCATCGAGTACGGCCGCGCCGCCAACGCCCGTTTCCAGACCGACGTGCACACCATGTCGGGCGCCGGATCCTTCTACCGGGGTGTGGCCCTGCAGTCGGTCATCGACAAGCGCGGCGCGGTGTTCTGGGAGGACCACCGCAACCTCGTCGAGGACTACGAAACGACGCTGACGCTCAAGGAATGCGGCTGGAAGGTGACCGCGAACCAGCTGTGCATCGCGTACACCGATCTCATGCCCACGCTGCGTGAGCTGCTGCAACAACGTCAGCGCTGGGTGCGTGGCACCGTGGACGCCCTGCGCGCCCGTGGCTGGACCAAGTTCACCTGGCACTCGATCGCGTCGATGATCCTCGGGCTGCTCGGCGTCGTGTACCTCATCGGCTGGGGGGCCACCCAACTGGCCACCGCCGTCGCGAACGGCTTCGCGCAACAGCCCATCTTCTGGGTGCTGTTCGCGTTCTGGGTCATCTACCCCGCGGTGATGGTACGCAACCTCGGCTGGAAGGCGATGCTGGTCGAGGCCCTGCTCATTCCCGAACTGGTCTACACGGTCGTACGCATGTACTGGCTGCTGTCATCCCTCCTCAAGTCCTATTTCACGCCCGTGTCGGCATGGAAGTAA